From Segatella copri, the proteins below share one genomic window:
- a CDS encoding CdaR family protein — MHSIKSILKAVRNFLFSGLNKEFLIFLFFLALSGIFWLMMTLNETTEREFNIPVQLTGVPRNAVITGELPDTVHITVRDKGFTLVTYAYGGKIHPLTFRFANYADEETGTGQIPMADVQKQVASLLYGSTKLISIKPAKYDFFFTYGSSKRVPVVFRGKITTSKSYYLAHTEFLPSTVTVYANKKQLDELESVEIEPFNLRNLQDTIHRNVPIKKIRGMKIVPQMVRLAVYPDVLTEESVDVPVTAINMPDNMVLRTFPSKVAVKFTIGASLFRTIKPSQFKVVVDYNDLANNPSDKCKLQLRSVPRSVSKAHLELETVDYLLEQQ; from the coding sequence ATGCATAGTATCAAGAGCATATTAAAAGCTGTCAGAAACTTCCTGTTCAGTGGTCTGAATAAGGAGTTTCTGATTTTTTTGTTCTTTCTCGCTCTCAGCGGCATCTTCTGGCTGATGATGACGCTCAATGAGACTACCGAGAGAGAATTCAATATTCCTGTGCAGTTAACCGGCGTGCCCCGCAATGCGGTGATAACCGGCGAACTCCCTGATACCGTGCATATTACGGTACGCGATAAGGGATTCACACTCGTTACCTATGCTTACGGAGGCAAGATTCATCCGCTCACATTCCGGTTTGCCAATTATGCCGACGAGGAAACGGGAACGGGACAGATTCCGATGGCTGATGTGCAGAAACAGGTGGCATCCCTGCTCTATGGCTCTACCAAACTGATCTCCATCAAGCCGGCAAAATACGATTTCTTCTTCACCTACGGCTCTTCCAAGCGAGTGCCTGTGGTGTTCAGAGGTAAGATTACAACCAGCAAGAGCTATTATCTGGCACATACCGAATTCCTGCCGTCTACGGTTACGGTTTATGCCAACAAGAAGCAGCTCGATGAGTTGGAATCGGTAGAAATCGAGCCGTTCAACCTGCGCAACCTGCAGGATACCATTCATCGCAACGTACCTATCAAGAAGATACGTGGCATGAAGATTGTGCCTCAGATGGTGCGTCTGGCGGTATATCCTGATGTGCTTACCGAAGAGTCGGTCGATGTGCCTGTTACGGCCATCAACATGCCTGATAACATGGTGCTCCGTACCTTCCCGTCTAAAGTGGCGGTAAAATTCACCATCGGAGCCAGCCTCTTCAGAACCATCAAGCCGAGCCAGTTTAAGGTGGTAGTAGATTATAACGATCTGGCTAACAACCCTTCTGACAAGTGCAAACTCCAGTTGCGCAGCGTGCCGCGCTCGGTGAGCAAGGCGCATCTCGAACTGGAAACGGTAGATTATCTGCTGGAACAGCAATGA
- the yajC gene encoding preprotein translocase subunit YajC, with protein MTNLVLQAAAGGSSMSFLIMMVAIFAIMWFFMIRPQQKKQKEIRKFQNALAEGTKVVTGGGVYGTVKRVNLEANTVDVEIARGVVITVAKGYVFADAASQTPNA; from the coding sequence ATGACAAATTTAGTATTGCAAGCAGCTGCCGGTGGTAGCAGCATGAGTTTTCTCATCATGATGGTAGCTATCTTCGCTATCATGTGGTTCTTTATGATCCGTCCTCAGCAGAAGAAGCAGAAGGAAATCCGCAAGTTCCAGAATGCTTTGGCAGAGGGTACCAAGGTGGTTACAGGCGGCGGTGTTTACGGCACTGTTAAGCGTGTTAACCTCGAGGCTAATACCGTTGATGTTGAGATAGCTCGTGGCGTGGTAATCACTGTAGCTAAGGGCTACGTGTTTGCTGATGCAGCTAGTCAGACACCTAATGCATAG
- the nusB gene encoding transcription antitermination factor NusB encodes MINRDLIRRKIVQLTYAYYQNSDHNMENAEKELMFSLSKSYDLYNYMLQLIVAITQEARKRYDVDVARAKREGEQEPSPRFAFNKFALQLEENKMLLEWIDVKHSNWDEDIEMVRKVYTAITSSDLYADYVSGAIDEELADLDEYSRDREVWRRIYKQFIQNNEELDAFLEEKSLYWNDDKDIIDTFVLKTIKRFDPEAKAKQELLPEYKDAEDREFARKLFRATILNCDTYQRYMSEALRNWDFSRLAYMDVIIMQIAIAEVMNFPGIPATVTINEYVELAKAYSTPRSGGYVNGMLDSICRELISRNLIQKEMPERKPHAQHGEHAGNQRPASQRPAGHRPRIHRAPGKGE; translated from the coding sequence ATGATTAATAGGGATTTGATAAGACGTAAGATTGTGCAGTTAACCTACGCATACTATCAAAACAGCGATCATAACATGGAGAACGCTGAGAAGGAGCTGATGTTTAGTCTCTCCAAGTCATACGATTTGTACAACTACATGTTGCAGCTCATCGTTGCCATCACCCAGGAGGCACGCAAGCGCTACGATGTAGATGTAGCCCGTGCCAAGAGAGAGGGTGAGCAGGAACCTTCACCACGTTTCGCATTCAATAAGTTCGCTCTGCAGCTCGAAGAGAACAAGATGCTGCTCGAATGGATAGATGTTAAGCATTCCAACTGGGATGAGGATATCGAAATGGTGCGCAAAGTGTATACTGCGATTACGTCTAGTGATCTCTATGCTGATTATGTCAGCGGTGCTATTGATGAGGAACTCGCCGATCTCGACGAGTACAGCCGCGACCGTGAGGTATGGCGCCGCATCTACAAGCAGTTCATTCAGAATAATGAAGAGCTTGATGCATTCCTCGAGGAGAAGAGCCTCTACTGGAACGATGACAAGGATATCATAGATACTTTCGTATTGAAGACTATCAAGCGTTTCGACCCGGAAGCTAAGGCCAAGCAGGAATTGCTGCCGGAATATAAGGATGCTGAAGACAGAGAGTTTGCACGCAAGCTCTTCCGTGCTACCATCCTCAACTGCGATACCTACCAGCGCTATATGAGCGAGGCTTTGCGCAACTGGGATTTCTCACGTCTTGCCTATATGGATGTGATTATCATGCAGATTGCCATCGCTGAGGTGATGAACTTCCCTGGCATCCCGGCTACCGTCACTATCAACGAGTATGTAGAACTCGCCAAGGCATACAGCACTCCTCGAAGCGGCGGTTATGTTAACGGTATGCTCGACAGCATCTGCCGCGAGCTCATCAGCCGCAACCTCATCCAGAAGGAGATGCCTGAGCGTAAGCCGCATGCACAGCACGGCGAACATGCCGGCAACCAGCGCCCAGCTTCTCAGCGCCCAGCTGGCCATCGTCCGCGCATTCACCGCGCTCCGGGCAAGGGTGAGTAA
- a CDS encoding 50S ribosomal protein L25/general stress protein Ctc: MKEINVTGQKRTDLGKKASKTLRKEGFIPCNLYGEKKGENGAPEAMSFAVPFAELRKVIYTPHVYVINLIIDGESHTAIMKEIQFHPTTDAPLHVDFYEVNDQKPITIGIPVKLTGLAQGVRDGGRMNLSIRKINVTAPYQVIPEHLDIDVTELKIGKSIKVGDLSFEGLELATSKAVVVCSIKMTRNAQLAAQTAEEEEA, encoded by the coding sequence ATGAAAGAGATTAATGTAACAGGTCAGAAGCGTACAGACCTTGGCAAGAAAGCTTCTAAGACATTGCGTAAGGAAGGTTTTATCCCATGTAACCTTTACGGTGAGAAGAAGGGCGAGAACGGTGCTCCTGAGGCTATGTCATTCGCAGTTCCATTCGCTGAGTTGCGTAAAGTTATCTACACTCCTCATGTATACGTTATCAACCTCATCATCGACGGTGAGAGCCACACAGCTATCATGAAGGAGATTCAGTTCCACCCAACAACAGACGCTCCTCTGCACGTTGACTTCTACGAGGTTAACGACCAGAAGCCTATCACTATCGGTATTCCAGTTAAGTTGACAGGTCTTGCACAGGGTGTACGTGATGGTGGTCGTATGAACCTCTCTATCCGTAAGATCAACGTTACAGCTCCTTACCAGGTTATTCCTGAGCACCTCGATATCGACGTTACAGAGTTGAAGATCGGTAAGAGCATCAAGGTAGGTGACCTCTCATTCGAGGGTCTCGAGTTGGCTACAAGCAAGGCTGTCGTAGTTTGCTCTATCAAGATGACACGTAACGCTCAGCTCGCAGCTCAGACTGCTGAGGAAGAAGAGGCTTAA
- the pth gene encoding aminoacyl-tRNA hydrolase: protein MDKYLICGLGNPGDEYAGTRHNTGFMVLDAFAKASNIHFEDKRYGFVAETTLKGRKIFLLKPTTFMNLSGNAVRYWLNQEKIDQSRLLVISDELALPLGAFRLKANGSNGGHNGLRHIQQLIGQNYARLRMGIGNDYPRGGQIDWVLGKYSEEDMKQLQPAIDLGVEIIKSFVLAGIDITMNQYNKLGKK, encoded by the coding sequence TTGGATAAATATTTGATTTGTGGGCTTGGTAACCCTGGCGATGAATACGCCGGCACCAGGCACAACACAGGATTTATGGTATTGGACGCTTTTGCTAAAGCGTCCAATATTCATTTTGAGGATAAGCGATATGGCTTCGTAGCCGAGACTACGCTCAAGGGAAGAAAGATTTTCCTGCTCAAACCTACCACATTCATGAATCTCAGCGGTAATGCGGTAAGATATTGGCTGAATCAGGAAAAGATTGACCAGAGCCGACTGCTCGTTATCAGCGATGAGCTAGCCCTGCCTCTGGGTGCTTTCCGACTGAAGGCGAACGGCAGCAACGGCGGACATAACGGATTGAGACATATCCAGCAGCTTATCGGTCAGAATTATGCCCGCCTGCGCATGGGCATCGGCAACGATTATCCGCGTGGCGGCCAGATAGACTGGGTGCTGGGCAAATATTCTGAGGAAGACATGAAGCAGCTGCAGCCGGCCATCGACCTGGGTGTAGAGATTATCAAGAGCTTCGTCCTTGCCGGTATCGACATCACCATGAACCAATACAATAAGCTAGGAAAGAAGTAA
- a CDS encoding RNA-binding S4 domain-containing protein has protein sequence MKESARIDKWLWAARIYKTRSIAADACKNGRVMVGGVTRKPSFIIKRGDVVSVKKAPITYSFEVLDCIEQRVGAKMLYGVYKNVTDPKQYELLEMSRISGFVDRARGTGRPTKKERRALDAFVDPAMFGFDEEDWDEDEE, from the coding sequence ATGAAAGAATCAGCAAGAATAGACAAGTGGCTCTGGGCTGCCCGCATTTACAAGACCCGCAGCATTGCTGCCGATGCCTGTAAGAATGGTCGCGTCATGGTGGGAGGCGTAACGAGAAAGCCTTCCTTCATCATCAAGCGTGGCGATGTGGTGAGCGTAAAGAAAGCCCCTATCACCTACTCTTTCGAGGTTCTCGACTGCATAGAGCAGCGCGTAGGCGCCAAGATGCTGTATGGTGTCTATAAAAACGTAACCGACCCTAAGCAATACGAGCTCCTGGAGATGAGCCGTATCAGCGGATTCGTAGACAGAGCCCGAGGCACTGGTCGCCCTACAAAGAAAGAACGCCGAGCCCTGGATGCCTTCGTAGATCCCGCCATGTTTGGATTTGACGAAGAAGACTGGGACGAGGATGAAGAATAA
- a CDS encoding porin family protein gives MKKLFVMAAMVLSSVGAFAQQAAGTTTIQPKVGLNVSTIADGDWKAGFAAGAELQYQATDKLGLAVGALYSAQGTKSDHVTWTPGYINVPVTLNYYVAQGLALKAGIQPGFMVGKDDMPDELVKTFDLSVPVGLSYEYSNLVFDARYNIGCTKVFKHSDEGYNNVIQITVGYKFAL, from the coding sequence ATGAAAAAATTATTCGTTATGGCAGCTATGGTGCTGTCTTCAGTAGGTGCTTTCGCACAGCAGGCTGCAGGTACAACAACTATTCAGCCTAAGGTAGGTTTGAACGTTTCTACTATCGCTGACGGCGATTGGAAGGCAGGTTTCGCAGCCGGTGCTGAATTGCAGTATCAGGCTACAGACAAGTTAGGTCTTGCTGTTGGCGCTCTCTACTCTGCTCAGGGAACAAAGTCTGATCACGTAACTTGGACTCCAGGATATATCAACGTACCTGTAACATTGAACTACTATGTAGCTCAGGGTCTCGCTCTCAAGGCTGGTATTCAGCCAGGTTTCATGGTAGGTAAGGATGATATGCCTGACGAGCTTGTTAAGACATTCGACCTTTCTGTACCAGTAGGTCTCTCTTATGAGTATTCTAACCTTGTATTCGATGCTCGCTACAACATCGGCTGCACAAAGGTATTCAAGCACTCAGACGAAGGTTACAACAACGTAATCCAGATTACTGTAGGTTACAAGTTCGCTCTCTAA
- a CDS encoding TonB-dependent receptor, translating into MKKSILTMLLLLMAIASFAQQRLISGQITDRDTKEAIEQVTIQLLKSDSTYVAGAISNENGLFHVTAPANGKYLLKISSVGYKATVKHIQISDNKDLAMGKIVLGAEAIMLKGAVVTAMAQKVTLKEDTFVYNSSAYRTPEGSVVEELVKRLPGAEVSDDGTIKINGKEVKKILVDGKEFMTGDTKTALKNLPTSIIEKIKAYDEKSDLSKVTGIDDGEEQTVLDFGVKKGMNRGLISNIDLGVGNKSRYNMRGMGGYFSDNNRFMLFANANNTSDRGFGGGGPGRGFGGANGLNASKLIAANYNYELKDKFKFNTSLRWNHSDGDIWSRRSSENFMGSSSSFSNSLTQNFSRSNSWNGNIRLEWMPDSMTNILFRPSISWNTSDGRNTGLSAQFNDDPYEYVDDPLQDAFLKDLSTGESKSKLNELQKLVNSQENSGLSYSDNNNMKGMLQYNRKLNSQGRNITFRADAKYTDKDSKSISLKNTRYYLAELEQGKNASDINRYNLTPSKDYSYAGQVTYSEPLWKATFLQFSYKFTYSYSKSDRSTYRFDDYSFDGITPVYRTWGSYLDRVGNNWEDTKDDDLSKYSEYKNYTHDIQVMMRFIRNKYNLNFGVMIQPQRSNFIYDYMGNHTDTVRTVTNFSPTLDFRYRFSKMSNLRINYRGTTSQPSISQLLNVVDDSDPLNISKGNPGLKPSFTQNFRLFYNNFVQNHNKGVMTFVNFSTTRNSISNKVEYDEKTGGRTTTPENINGNWNVMGAFMFNCSIDSAGVWNINTGAHANYNNYVSYLSVDQNSSSLKNTTRSLTWRQNLSLSYRNDWAEFSLDGTLTYNKAKNKLQPTSNLNTWQFSYGPSMTLTAPWGTSLNSSLSISSRRGYSDSSMNTDEFVWNAQLSQGFLKGKPLTIMLQFYDILRQQSTFSRAISATSRTDTEYNAINSYAMLHVIYRLNLFGGKDARRGGPEGPGGPGGRPNFHGRPFNGGFGGGRPGGRMF; encoded by the coding sequence ATGAAAAAATCGATTCTGACGATGCTGCTGCTGTTGATGGCAATAGCATCCTTTGCTCAGCAGCGACTGATATCCGGTCAGATTACCGACCGCGATACCAAGGAGGCCATTGAGCAGGTAACTATTCAATTGCTTAAGAGCGACAGCACGTATGTGGCTGGTGCCATCAGTAATGAGAACGGACTCTTTCATGTCACCGCTCCGGCTAATGGCAAGTATCTGCTCAAGATTTCGAGCGTAGGATACAAGGCTACCGTGAAGCATATCCAAATTTCTGATAACAAGGATCTGGCTATGGGTAAGATTGTGCTGGGTGCTGAGGCTATCATGCTGAAAGGCGCAGTGGTAACAGCTATGGCTCAGAAGGTAACCCTGAAGGAGGATACTTTCGTGTACAATTCTTCTGCCTATCGCACACCGGAAGGCTCGGTAGTAGAGGAACTCGTAAAGCGTCTGCCGGGTGCAGAGGTGAGCGATGACGGTACCATCAAAATCAATGGTAAGGAGGTAAAGAAGATTCTCGTAGATGGCAAGGAGTTTATGACGGGCGATACCAAGACTGCCCTGAAGAACCTGCCTACCAGCATCATCGAGAAAATCAAGGCATACGATGAGAAGAGTGATCTCTCTAAGGTGACCGGTATTGATGATGGTGAGGAGCAGACCGTGCTCGATTTCGGTGTGAAGAAGGGTATGAACAGAGGTTTGATTTCCAATATCGACCTGGGCGTGGGCAACAAGAGCCGCTACAATATGCGTGGCATGGGAGGTTATTTCAGTGATAACAACCGATTCATGCTCTTTGCCAATGCCAATAACACCAGCGACCGTGGTTTCGGAGGCGGTGGCCCCGGCAGAGGCTTCGGAGGTGCTAACGGTTTGAATGCCAGCAAGCTGATTGCTGCCAACTACAATTACGAACTGAAAGATAAATTCAAGTTCAATACTTCACTTCGCTGGAATCACAGCGATGGCGATATTTGGAGCCGTCGTTCCAGCGAGAACTTCATGGGTAGTAGCTCTTCGTTCAGCAACAGCTTGACTCAGAATTTCTCCCGCAGCAACAGCTGGAACGGCAACATCCGCTTGGAGTGGATGCCTGATTCCATGACCAATATCCTCTTCCGTCCTTCCATCTCCTGGAATACCAGCGACGGCAGAAATACCGGATTGTCTGCCCAGTTTAATGACGATCCTTACGAGTATGTAGATGATCCGCTTCAGGATGCTTTCCTGAAAGACCTCTCTACGGGTGAAAGCAAGAGTAAACTGAATGAACTCCAGAAACTGGTCAACAGCCAGGAAAACAGCGGCTTGAGCTATTCAGATAATAACAATATGAAAGGTATGCTGCAGTATAACCGCAAGCTGAACTCCCAGGGCCGTAATATCACGTTCCGTGCCGATGCCAAGTATACAGATAAGGACAGCAAGAGCATCTCGCTCAAGAATACCCGCTATTATCTTGCGGAATTGGAACAGGGCAAAAACGCATCAGATATCAACCGTTATAACCTGACACCTTCCAAGGATTACAGCTATGCGGGTCAGGTTACCTATAGTGAACCGCTCTGGAAGGCTACCTTCCTGCAGTTCAGCTATAAGTTTACTTACAGCTATTCCAAGAGTGATCGCAGCACCTACCGTTTTGATGATTATTCCTTTGATGGCATCACTCCTGTTTACCGCACCTGGGGCAGCTATCTCGACAGGGTAGGAAACAATTGGGAGGATACCAAGGATGATGACCTGAGCAAGTATTCTGAATATAAGAACTATACTCACGATATCCAGGTGATGATGCGATTCATCCGTAATAAGTATAATCTCAACTTCGGTGTGATGATTCAGCCACAGCGCTCCAACTTCATCTACGATTATATGGGCAATCATACGGATACCGTCCGCACAGTCACTAATTTCAGTCCTACGCTCGATTTCCGTTACCGCTTCTCTAAGATGAGCAACCTGCGCATCAACTATCGCGGTACAACCTCGCAGCCAAGCATCTCGCAGTTGCTGAATGTAGTGGATGACAGCGACCCGCTGAACATCTCGAAGGGTAACCCTGGCTTGAAGCCTTCGTTTACGCAGAACTTCCGATTGTTCTACAACAACTTCGTGCAGAATCATAACAAGGGTGTCATGACGTTTGTCAACTTCTCTACCACCCGAAACAGTATCAGCAATAAGGTAGAATATGACGAGAAGACGGGTGGACGCACCACAACCCCAGAGAATATCAATGGCAACTGGAATGTGATGGGAGCCTTCATGTTCAACTGTTCTATCGATAGTGCGGGCGTCTGGAATATCAATACCGGAGCCCATGCCAACTATAACAATTATGTGAGCTATCTGAGTGTTGACCAGAATTCAAGTTCACTGAAGAATACCACCCGAAGCCTTACATGGCGCCAGAATCTCTCTCTGAGCTATCGTAACGACTGGGCTGAATTCTCGCTCGACGGAACGCTGACTTATAACAAGGCAAAGAACAAGCTCCAGCCAACCAGCAACCTCAATACCTGGCAGTTCTCTTATGGTCCTAGCATGACGCTTACAGCGCCTTGGGGTACCAGTCTGAACTCAAGCCTCTCTATCAGCAGCCGCCGCGGTTATAGCGACAGCAGCATGAATACGGATGAGTTTGTATGGAATGCGCAGCTCTCTCAGGGTTTCCTGAAGGGCAAGCCTCTTACCATCATGCTGCAGTTCTACGATATTCTCCGCCAGCAGAGCACCTTCTCTCGTGCCATTTCTGCTACATCCCGCACGGATACGGAGTATAATGCCATCAACAGCTATGCGATGCTGCACGTGATTTACCGCCTGAATCTCTTCGGAGGCAAGGATGCCCGTAGGGGTGGACCTGAAGGTCCTGGTGGTCCTGGTGGCCGTCCAAACTTCCATGGCCGTCCATTCAATGGCGGTTTTGGCGGTGGTCGTCCAGGCGGCAGAATGTTCTAG
- the aroB gene encoding 3-dehydroquinate synthase: protein MEQRVIISPQLESELVSALSECEHDKLFVLTDTTTLELCMPVLQNFYCMKEAHIITIPATDSHKDIESLMMVWKGLQEGGASRHSCMINLGGGMVTDLGGFAASTFKRGINFINIPTTLLAMVDASVGGKTGINFGGLKNEVGVFNDSKFVILDTEFLKTLDAENICSGYAEMLKHGLISTEAMWEELVSFDLDKPDLKQLQRMVGDSVKVKERIVEQDPHEQGIRKALNLGHTFGHAFESWALKRKPILHGYAVAFGLIPELYLSVAKTGFPTEKMRQTVNFIKEFYGTLDITCDDYDELIELMHHDKKNQNGIINFTMLGGIGDIRINQTATTEEIKEALDFFREG, encoded by the coding sequence ATGGAACAAAGAGTAATCATATCACCCCAACTGGAAAGCGAACTGGTAAGTGCACTTTCTGAGTGTGAGCACGACAAGCTTTTTGTGCTTACAGATACTACGACATTGGAACTATGCATGCCTGTATTGCAGAATTTTTACTGCATGAAGGAAGCCCATATCATCACTATTCCGGCTACCGACAGCCATAAAGACATCGAAAGTCTGATGATGGTATGGAAAGGACTGCAGGAGGGAGGAGCTTCACGCCACTCCTGTATGATTAATCTGGGCGGCGGTATGGTAACCGACCTGGGTGGCTTTGCTGCCAGCACTTTTAAGAGAGGTATCAACTTTATCAATATTCCTACCACCCTGCTGGCTATGGTAGACGCATCGGTAGGTGGAAAGACAGGCATCAACTTCGGCGGACTGAAGAACGAAGTAGGTGTGTTCAACGATTCTAAGTTCGTTATTCTCGATACAGAATTCTTAAAGACGCTCGATGCAGAAAACATCTGTTCGGGCTATGCAGAGATGCTGAAACACGGTCTGATTTCTACAGAAGCAATGTGGGAAGAACTGGTCAGCTTCGACCTCGACAAGCCTGATTTGAAGCAGTTGCAGCGCATGGTAGGCGACAGCGTGAAGGTAAAGGAGCGCATTGTAGAGCAGGATCCTCACGAGCAGGGCATCCGCAAGGCGCTGAACCTGGGGCATACTTTCGGTCATGCATTCGAGAGCTGGGCTTTGAAGCGCAAGCCTATCCTGCATGGTTACGCTGTGGCATTCGGTCTGATTCCAGAACTCTATCTGAGTGTTGCCAAGACCGGATTCCCTACTGAGAAGATGCGCCAGACCGTAAACTTCATCAAGGAATTCTATGGTACACTGGATATTACCTGCGATGACTATGATGAGCTCATCGAACTGATGCATCATGACAAGAAGAACCAGAATGGCATCATCAACTTCACGATGCTGGGTGGCATAGGCGATATCCGTATCAACCAGACAGCTACGACAGAAGAGATCAAGGAAGCACTCGATTTCTTCAGAGAAGGATAA
- a CDS encoding AMP-binding protein: protein MTLEEFLSEWNNGSDRVLVHTSGSTGKPKPMMVEKKRMLNSARITCDFLGLKPGDSALLCMSLDYIAGKMVVVRSIERHLHLISVCPSGHPLKDVNEEITFAAMVPMQVYNTLQVPEERARLCRIRHLIIGGGAIDEALEQKLKALPGDIAIWSTYGMTETLSHIALRRINGAEASEWYQPFDSVKISQTDEGCLVIDAPQVCAEPLVTNDIVEIESYIYNKVEKLRFRIKGRKDNVICSGGIKIQIEEVEALLKPYLEKPFMIAKKKDGKFGEIAVLLTEDEEIEKVEATVRRLLSDHKYWIPRKFLHVEHLPLTETGKPKRSIFL from the coding sequence ATGACTTTAGAAGAATTCCTTTCAGAATGGAATAACGGTAGCGACCGGGTGCTGGTGCATACCAGTGGCTCCACGGGAAAGCCCAAGCCGATGATGGTAGAGAAGAAGCGAATGCTCAACTCAGCCCGCATCACTTGTGATTTCCTGGGATTGAAACCTGGTGATAGCGCCCTGCTCTGCATGTCGCTCGATTATATTGCAGGTAAGATGGTGGTGGTGCGGAGTATAGAGCGCCATCTCCATCTTATTTCTGTTTGCCCAAGTGGGCATCCTTTGAAAGATGTAAATGAAGAGATTACCTTCGCTGCGATGGTCCCGATGCAGGTTTATAACACCCTGCAGGTTCCTGAAGAGCGGGCTCGTCTCTGCCGCATCAGGCATCTTATTATCGGTGGCGGGGCCATAGATGAGGCTCTCGAACAGAAACTGAAGGCTCTTCCCGGCGATATTGCCATCTGGAGTACCTACGGAATGACCGAAACGCTCTCGCATATTGCCCTGAGAAGAATTAACGGTGCTGAGGCTAGCGAATGGTACCAGCCTTTCGATAGTGTGAAAATCAGTCAGACCGATGAAGGATGTCTGGTGATAGATGCTCCGCAGGTCTGTGCTGAACCCCTGGTAACGAACGATATAGTGGAAATAGAATCCTATATATATAATAAGGTGGAAAAACTCCGTTTTCGCATCAAAGGCAGAAAAGACAATGTGATTTGCAGCGGAGGCATCAAGATACAGATAGAAGAGGTTGAGGCTCTGTTGAAGCCTTATCTCGAAAAACCTTTCATGATAGCCAAGAAGAAAGACGGGAAGTTTGGAGAGATAGCAGTTCTCCTGACGGAAGATGAGGAGATAGAAAAAGTAGAGGCGACTGTTCGCCGCCTCTTATCTGATCATAAATATTGGATTCCAAGGAAATTCCTTCATGTAGAGCATCTCCCGCTTACCGAAACCGGAAAGCCGAAGCGCTCTATCTTTCTTTAA
- a CDS encoding o-succinylbenzoate synthase, which produces MYKIDISERTLHFKQPAGTSRGVYTTRHSYYLTLTSDEMPGVEGVGECATLPDLSCDAKPEYEMTLRQVCQMVEQMGRIPYDMIRAYPSITFGLETAFASFFDAAKKFLEIVPAEGASSSSEMLKQKGVSVPAEMENLTDLFDSPFGRGEEGITINGLVWMGTYEEMLARLEEKLQAGFHCVKLKIGAIDFFKELDLIKRIRDVYTKEQVELRVDANGGFLPENAMSQLEALAKYDIHSIEQPIKQHQWPKMAQLCRETPLPIALDEELIGVNVRSMKEALLDTIRPQYIILKPSLHGGIYGCNEWIELANQRGIGSWITSALESNIGLNAIAHYAAKVYGPNVKMPQGLGTGQLFTDNIPMPLEIRGDKLFVVK; this is translated from the coding sequence GTGTATAAGATAGACATCTCGGAGCGCACGCTCCACTTCAAGCAGCCGGCAGGCACGTCTCGTGGCGTATATACCACGAGACACAGTTATTATCTCACTCTCACCTCTGATGAAATGCCGGGAGTAGAGGGAGTGGGAGAGTGTGCTACGCTCCCTGATCTCAGTTGCGATGCCAAACCAGAATATGAGATGACCCTGCGACAGGTTTGTCAGATGGTGGAGCAGATGGGACGCATTCCTTACGATATGATTCGTGCTTACCCTAGCATCACCTTCGGATTGGAAACCGCCTTTGCCTCGTTCTTCGATGCAGCAAAGAAGTTTTTGGAGATTGTTCCTGCTGAAGGAGCATCTTCTTCTTCAGAAATGTTGAAGCAGAAAGGGGTTTCTGTTCCAGCCGAAATGGAGAACCTGACAGATCTTTTCGATTCTCCTTTCGGAAGAGGTGAAGAAGGTATCACCATAAACGGATTGGTGTGGATGGGAACCTACGAGGAGATGCTGGCACGGTTGGAGGAGAAGCTCCAGGCGGGTTTTCATTGCGTGAAACTGAAGATTGGTGCCATCGATTTTTTCAAGGAACTCGATCTCATCAAGCGCATCCGTGATGTTTATACCAAGGAGCAGGTTGAGTTGCGTGTAGATGCCAATGGCGGCTTCTTGCCGGAGAATGCGATGAGCCAGCTGGAGGCTTTGGCTAAATATGACATTCATTCGATAGAGCAGCCTATCAAGCAGCATCAGTGGCCTAAGATGGCCCAGCTCTGTCGCGAAACACCGCTTCCTATCGCCCTAGACGAGGAGTTGATTGGTGTGAATGTGAGAAGCATGAAAGAGGCTCTGCTCGATACCATTCGTCCACAATATATCATCTTGAAGCCTTCACTTCATGGTGGCATCTATGGATGCAACGAGTGGATAGAACTGGCTAACCAGCGTGGTATCGGCAGCTGGATTACTTCTGCTCTTGAGAGTAATATCGGTCTGAATGCTATTGCTCATTATGCAGCTAAAGTATATGGTCCTAATGTCAAGATGCCGCAAGGCTTGGGCACCGGACAGCTCTTTACTGATAATATACCGATGCCTTTGGAGATTCGTGGTGACAAACTGTTTGTAGTAAAATGA